GCGGGCGATCTCCTTGGCGGCCTTGCGGCCCGCGCCCGCGGCCAGGATGACGGTGGCCGCGCCGGTGACGATGTCGCCGCCCGCGAAGACGTTGGGCATGCTGGTCTCGCAGGTCTCCTCGTCCACGAGGAGGTAGCCGCGCTCGTTGGTCTCAAGCGCCGACTCGTTCTCGAGGAGCAGCGGGTTGGAGCGCGTGCCCACGGCCACGATGGCCAGGTCGGTCTCCATCTCGTAGACGTCGCCGGGAACGGCGCGGGGCGAGCGGCGGCCCGAGGCGTCGGGCTCGCCGAGCTCCATGCGCTGGAGCCTGACCGCGCGCAGCTTGCCGCCCTCGTCGGCCAGGAATTCCAGGGGCGAGGCGAGGCATTCCATGTGCACCCCTTCCTCGATGGCGTGCTCGATCTCCTCGTGGCGCGCGGGCATGTCGTCCACGGTGCGGCGGTAGACGATGGAGACCTTCTCCGCGCCCAGGCGCAGCGCCGTGCGCGCGGCGTCCATGGCCACGTTGCCGCCGCCGTAGATGGTCACGCTGCGGCCGCAGTAGATGGGCGTGTCGTAGTTGGGGAAGTCGTAGGCGCGGCCGAGGTTGGCGCGGGTCAGGTACTCGTTGGCGGAGAAGACGCCGATGGAGTTCTCGCCCGGGATGTTCAGGAACTTCGGCAGCCCCGCGCCCACGCCCAGGAACACCGCCTTGTAGCCCTGGTCGAAGAGCTCCTGCACGGAGAAGGTCTTTCCGGCCACGGCGTTGAGCACGAACTCCACCTGCAGCTGCTTCAGCGCGTGGATCTCCTTGTGCACGATGGCGGTCTTGGGCAGGCGGAACTCGGGGATGCCGTAGATGAGCACGCCGCCCGCCTCGTGCAGGGCCTCGAAGACCGTGACCTTGCAGCCGCGCGTGGCCAGGTACCCGGCCACGGTCAGGGACGAGGGGCCGGAGCCGATGCAGGCGACCTTCTTCTGCGGGTCGATGTAGGGGCAGGCCGGGCGGCCGCCGTCGCTCAACAGGTCGCAGGCGTCGCGGTGCAGGTACTCGTCGGCCACGAAGCGCTCGAGGCGGCCGATGGCGATGGGCTGGCCCTTCTTGCCCAGGACGCAGGAGCCCTCGCACTGGATCTCCTGCGGACAGACGCGGCCGCAGATGGCGGGCAGGCTGTTGGTGGACTTGATGACCTTGTAGGCGTCCTCCACGTGTCCGGCGGCGAGGTAGGCGATGAACTGGGGGATGGGCACCTCGACCGGGCAGCCGGAGACGCAGCCGGGCTTCTTGCACTGGATGCAGCGCTTGGCCTCTTCCATGGCCAGGGTGGTGGTGTAGCCCAGGGCCACTTCCTTGAAGTTCTTGATGCGCTCGGACGGCGCCTGGAACGGCATGGGCGTGCGCGGGGCGAGGGTCTTCTTCTTGGCCTTGCGGCCGTTGCCCTCGGCGTCGCCGTTGCACGTGCACTCGTGGTGGGCCAGGGACTCGCGCTCCATGGCGCTGAAGGCCTTGAGGCGCTTGCCGAGCTCGGCGAAGTCCACCTTGTGGCCGTCGAACTCCGGACCGTCCACGCAGGCGAACTTGGTCTTCCCGGCCACGCTCACGCGGCAGGCGCCGCACATGCCGATGCCGTCGACCATGATGGAGTTGAGCGACACGGTGGTCTTGACGCCGAAGGGACGGGTGGTCTCGGCCACGGCGGCCATCATGGGCACCGGTCCCACGGCCACGACCTCGGCGATGGGCTCGGCCCCGGCCTGCTCCAGGCGCTCCTTGACCAGCTCGGTGACCAGCCCCTGGCGTCCGGCGCTGCCGTCGTTGGTGCAGACCAGCACCTCGTCCGCGAACTTGGCAAGCTCGCGCTCGAAGAGCAGCAGGTCCTTGCTGCGCGCGCCGATGACCGCGATGACCTTGTTGCCCGCCTGGTGGTGGCCCTTGGCGATGTGGTGCATGGCCGCGATGCCGGTGCCGCCGCCCACGCAGATGGTGGTGCCCTGCTTCTCGATGTGCGTGGCCTTGCCCAGCGGACCGCAGAGGTCGAGGATCTCGTCCCCCTGCTTCAGGTTCTCCAGGGTGGCGGTGGTGGTGCCCAGCACGAGGTAGACGATGGTGATGGTCCCGTTGTCG
The Desulfovibrio sp. X2 DNA segment above includes these coding regions:
- the gltA gene encoding NADPH-dependent glutamate synthase, coding for MPFQAPSERIKNFKEVALGYTTTLAMEEAKRCIQCKKPGCVSGCPVEVPIPQFIAYLAAGHVEDAYKVIKSTNSLPAICGRVCPQEIQCEGSCVLGKKGQPIAIGRLERFVADEYLHRDACDLLSDGGRPACPYIDPQKKVACIGSGPSSLTVAGYLATRGCKVTVFEALHEAGGVLIYGIPEFRLPKTAIVHKEIHALKQLQVEFVLNAVAGKTFSVQELFDQGYKAVFLGVGAGLPKFLNIPGENSIGVFSANEYLTRANLGRAYDFPNYDTPIYCGRSVTIYGGGNVAMDAARTALRLGAEKVSIVYRRTVDDMPARHEEIEHAIEEGVHMECLASPLEFLADEGGKLRAVRLQRMELGEPDASGRRSPRAVPGDVYEMETDLAIVAVGTRSNPLLLENESALETNERGYLLVDEETCETSMPNVFAGGDIVTGAATVILAAGAGRKAAKEIARRFGLD